The DNA region AACGCAGAAGGCCTGCATTTGCTGCCCGGGTGCATCGATGACCAGGTACATTTCCGCGAGCCGGGCCTAACTTATAAGGCCGATATTTATACCGAATCGCGCGCTGCTGTTGCCGGAGGTATCACTTCATTTATGGAGATGCCCAACACTGTTCCCAACACTTTAACGCAGGAACTTTTGGAGGATAAATACCAGATCGCGTCGCGCAATTCGCTGGCTAATTATTCGTTTTTTATGGGCGCGTCTAACAACAATTTAGATGCCGTTTTGCGCACCGATATCAGTAAGGTTTGTGGTATCAAAGTGTTCATGGGATCCTCTACCGGCAACATGCTGGTTGATGACCCTCACACGCTCGAAAAACTGTTTGCACAATCGCCCATGCTCATCGCTACGCACTGCGAAGATGAGGCTACCATCAAGAGCAATCTTGCCCATTACAAACAACTGCTTGGCGAAAATATTCCGGTGCGGATGCATCCAAAAATCAGGAGTGCAGAGGCTTGCTATTTGTCGTCATCAATGGCGGTTGAGCTTGCAAAAAAACACGACACCCGTTTACATATTTTGCACATCTCCACCGAGCGGGAGACACATCTTTTTAGCAACACAATTCCATTAAAAGATAAACGGATTACTGCCGAAGCCTGCATCCATCACTTATGGTTTACCGATGCAGATTATGAAACAAAAGGCAACTATATTAAGTGGAACCCGGCTGTAAAAACAGAGTCAGATCGTGACGGTATTTTACGTGCTGTTTTGGATGGCCGCATTGATGTTATTGCCACCGATCATGCCCCGCATACCATTGAAGAGAAAGAGCAGCCTTACCTGCAGGCGCCATCCGGCGGGCCTTTGGTTCAGCATGCTTTGCCCGCCATGCTTGAACTATATCATCACGGCAAAATAAGCCTCGAGCAAATTGCAGAAAAAATGGCGCATAACGTAGCTACCCTTTTTCAAATAGAAAAACGTGGCTTCATTCGCGAGGGTTATTGGGCCGACCTTGTACTTGTAGATTTAAACAAACCCTGGAACGTAAATAAAAGCAATATCCTGTATAAATGTAACTGGAGCCCGTTTGAAGGCAATACTTTCCGTTCGCAGGTAGCTTATACCTTGATATCGGGAAACCTGGCATATGCGAATGGAAGTTTTATTGAAGGTGAAGCCGGCAAGCGATTGACTTTTAACAGGTAATATTAATTACAATTTATAGAATTTTAGAAATTACAGAGTTTTCTGTAGTCTAAACGCTATATTCTTTTAACAAAAAAGTCATGCCGAATTTATTTCGGCACCTCACAAGCAAGATTCCAGGCGGCTCTTCTGATGGGGTGCTGAAACAAGTTCAGCATGACGATGGTTAGTTATTCACCCCAACAAAAATCTCTACCTCGGCATTATCAGCATTTTGCGATCTTTCTCCATAAACATCAAAATCAGCCATATACCTCCTGTCAATATCGTTTGTCCAGATCTGGTGCCAGGTTTCTCCTACTGCCTGTGGCAGTGCACCTTTAGCCACGTACCGGTTATAACTTCCGGGCGGCACGGTAATGCAGATCAGCCCTTCAGGGATATTGTCTTTAGTAGCTACCTTACAACCCAGTACTGCGGTATAAAAGCCATCCTTATCGCTTTCATAGTCGGTGTAAACACAATAAATATCATCGCTGACACGGTTCACTACCTGCTGTAAAACATGCTCGCTCATAAACCAGTTCCAGAGCCCGGCAATGTCCTTCATCGCCTGGCCACCCTGATTGGTGGTGCGCACCGAAATGCCGACCAAAAAAAAGCCTTTTATTGTTACTTTATCCATACCGGGAGCTATTACTATTTGTTATATTGATATATAATTAATTTTTATACAGTTAATTATAATGATTATATAAATTATTAGTTTATAATTATCATTATTCAACCAACTTCTTCAGTCCCTCAAAAATCCCTTTCCAATTTTGCTCTGAATGCGTTTTGGCTTCCTCATTTTTCACATTGTCCTGGGTAATTGTAAGCTCGGTTTCGCCATTGTTCTCGGTTAGATTATAGGTAATATTGGCGTAGTTTTCGGGCTTGTCTTCGGTACCGCTCATGCTGCTCCAGTAATTGTATTTCACAAATGCACCGGGATCAATGTCCAGTATGGTTCCATGGTCTTCATACTTTTTACCATTCCACTCCCCGCTGAATTTTATGGGCTCCCCTACCCTCCAGCTCGATTTAAGATCGGTACCAAAAAAATATTTTTTTACCATAGCAGGATCAGTCAAGCCTTGCCAAACTTTAGCCATAGGGGCTTTAAATTTTACCTGCACATTTACTGTTAATTTTTCCATAACGTAGCTTTATTTAATAGTGGTTGTTTTGCAGTGATCATTTGTTCCTTTATCTTCTTAAAATCTGCGTCGGGAACTTCAAAAAATCCAAACCTGAAGTTGTAACCCCAGGCTTTTTTGTTGGTGATAAAATCAAGCTCTTCAATCATCGGGGCTATCGGAACTTCGGCACATTCGTAGTAATTTACATTGCGGCGGTATGGGATAAAATCAATAGCCATTTGCTTCTGATAAATATCCTCGTCACGCACCTGACCAATGGCTGTAAAAGCCTGCAAAGGCTCATTGCCGTTCATCTTTTGTTTAGGCGAATACACCGCCACCCAGTCGCCAACTTCCATACGTTTAAGCGGCGCCAGTTTACCATGATTGGCCTGAATAAATCCCCCGGAAATGCCACGGCCAATGTGATCTTTTGATACTACTATTATCCAATGTTTCATAAGTGTATGGTTTAAATTACCCGCAAAAACACGACCAATAAAAGCCCTGCCCCTGCTATTATGAAACAAAGTAACAATGCACTGGTGACAGCCTTATGTCAGCAGGAAAAAAAGAAAAGAAATTAATTTATTTTTTGGGCGATGGTCGCGGTAATCTCCCGTACACGCTGTAGCAGTGTATCTGGTTTAATGATTTCAGCGCGGTCGCCAAAGGTCATATACCATCGGGCAAAACCTTCTAATGAAATGGTCAAAAAAGTCATCTCAATTTTGTTGCCCACGGTTTTCTCAGATACAAAACCGCCATAGTATTTTTGATGGTCAAGATAGCTGTGAATCTCCTTGTCAACTTTGATCACCACCTGTTCAAGCTGCTTTTCGCTGGCCATCTTATCAATATAATCCTTTAGCGTAGGGTGCTTGCTGTTGATATAACTTTTATCTGTTACCATCAGCTTTTTGATACGGTCGATCCTGAAATCGCGGTAATCATTACGCAGGCGACAGTAAGCTATCAGGTGCCAGAAACTATCCAGAAAAAAAACGCCGACCGGCTCTACATCGCGTTTGGTATTTTCCTGCGAATGGGCGGCGAAGTAGTCAATGCACATGATCTTCTTACATACGATACAATCCAGTATAGTTTGAATATGATCAGTATTTCCGGCGCGTTTTTGGCTATGGCTTTTCAGTACTTCAATGCTGCCGTCAAGATTTTCCAGGGCATCCTTTTCGGATGATTTAAGAATAGCCCTCACCTTATACATGGCCGATTGGTACTGTGCCATGGTTGAGGTATCTGTAAGCTTTTCAACAAACTTTTCGGCAGTTAAAAAAGCGGTGGCTTCCTCGCGGGTAAACATTACCGGGGGCAGGCGGTAACCATCCATAATGGAGTAACCAACGCCGGCTTCGCCTATGAGCGGGATGCCCGCCTCCTCAAGCGTTTTAATATCGCGGTAAACCGTACGCAGGCTAATGTTGAACCTATCGGCAATATCTCCTGCCTTTACCACCCTGCGTGATTGTAGTTGGATCAAAATGGCTGATATTCGGTCGATGCGGTTCATGGCGTCCAAATTAAATAAAAAACAATTTACCTTTGATTAATATTTATCTACAATATGGCCGTTCAACCCGAAGAAAAGATCATAACGTTTGAAACCTATTATGATGTGATGCTTGCACATATCATCCGCACCAAACTGGAAGGTTATGGCATTCCCTGCTTTATTGCCGATGAAAACACTATTGGTTCCAATCCTCTTTACAACCAGGCGGTGGGCGGCATTAAACTTAAAATATTTGAGCGCGACCTGGAGCGTTGCCGTGAAATCTTAGCTACTGAAGGCGACCTCCATGACCAGGACCATATTGAAATTGACGACGAAACGCTTAATGCCGTAATTTGCCCTTATTGCGGCTCAACCAATGTTCGCTACGGCTCTGCAACCGAAAAGAAGGTTCATTGGCTTACAGCCATCATCTCCTTTTTATTGATGATATTCCCTTTTTATAGCCGTAAAGCATGGCATTGCTTTAATTGCCAGCGGGATTTTGAATAGCTTTTTTCAAAGTCGAAAGTCTTAAGTCTCGAGTCAAAAGTCTTCATTTTTATAACCCGATATGGTCTTAACTTAAAACTCAAGAGTTACGACTTCAGACTGAAGACTTAGAACTTACGACTTAAAACTGTTTTTCATATATTAGCGGTATGTACAACCGCCGTAAGTTCATTAAATTATCCGCCGCAGGTGCTTCATTTGCAGCGCTTTCTAAATCTGCCATCGCAAAAACTGTCATATCGAAACCCGAGGGCGGTTATCCTATTGTTATCTCTACCTGGGATTTTGGCATTATAGCTAATAAAGGTGCCTGGAAAGTATTATCAGCCGGGGGCCGTGCGCTCGACGCCATTGAAGCCGGCGCCCGCATTCCCGAAGCCGAAGATATTACTAATCATACCGTAGGCCGCACCGGCCTGCCCGACCGTGACGGACACGTAACCCTCGACTCATGTATTATGGATGAGTTTGGCAACTGCGGCTCGGTAGCTGCCATGGAGGATATAGCTCATCCTATTTCAGTAGCCCGCTTGGTGATGGAGAAAACCCCTCACGTAATGCTGGTTGGCGAAGGTGCTACCCAGTTTGCCGTTGAGCAGGGCATGAAAAAAGAAAAACTGCTAACCCCCGAAACAGAAAAGATCTGGAAGGAGTGGCTTAAAAAAGCCCAGTACAGCCCCGTAATGAATATCGAAAACGGCGGCAAGCCGGGCAATAAATACAACCATGATACCATTGGTATGCTGGCTATTGACGCTAAAGGCAATATCTCAGGTGGTTGCACTACCAGCGGTATGGCTTTTAAACTGCATGGCCGTGTTGGCGACAGCCCTATTATAGGCGCAGGCCTTTATGTAGATAATGAAGTTGGCGGTGCTACATCAACCGGTGTTGGCGAAGAGGTGATCCGCAATGTGGGTAGCTTTTTGGTAGTGGAGCTGATGCGCCAGGGCTTATCGCCCGAAGATGCCTGTAAGGAAGCCGTAAACCGCATTATCAAAAAGAAGCCCGAGATAGCTAAAAAAATCCAGGTGGGCTTTTTAGCCATCAACAAAAAAGGTGAATATGGTGCTTACGCCATACAAAGCGGTTTTTCATACGCCGTTTGCAATGCGCAGCAGCAGGATCTGTTAATACCTGGCAAGAGTTATTATAAATAATTTAGGCCATGGACGAAAGTCGATAGTCCATGGCTTAATATTGCAGAATATAGTTAACTTAACAGTAGTAGTCTATGAACTATCGACTATAGACTATGAACAAAAAAGGCTATGGACTATCGACCATGGACTATGGACTTAAAAAAACATGCAAGTATCGCTCGAAGTTTGTGCTAATTCGGTAACATCGGCCCTGGCGGCCCAGGAGGGCGGCGCTGTGCGTGTTGAACTTTGCGAAAATTTGAAGGATGGCGGCACCACCCCATCTCACGGTACGATATTAATGGCCCGCAGCCTGCTCCATATCAAGCTGTATGTGCTCATCCGTCCGCGCGGCGGCGATTTTTTGTACAATGATATGGAGTACAAGCTCATGATGGCCGATATCAGATATTGTATTGATGCCGGTTGCGACGGTGTTGTAATAGGTATTCTTAAAGAAGATGGCTCCATCGATATAGAACGCTGTACCGAAATGGTACGCCTTGCCCGGCAATGGGGCCTGGGTGTAACTTTTCACCGGGCTTTCGATATGTGTGCCGATCAGCATAAAGCACTTGAAGAAATTATTGAGATGGGCTGCGAACGGATCCTGACCTCGGGTGGTAAAAGCACAGCTATTGAAGGTGCCAGCAATTTAAACCGCCTTATTGAGCAGGCGGCAGGCCGTATCAGTATTATGCCCGGAAGCGGCGTAAGCGAAGTTAACGTAGCCGACCTGATCCATTTTACCGGCGCTACCGAAGTACACTCATCGGCAAGGATAAAAATTGCCAGTAAAATGAAGTTTCATAACGATCATATACTCATGAGCAACGAAGCCGGCGACGAATACAGTATTGATGTAACAGGAGTTGACCGGGTTAGGGAATTGATTCGGTTGGCGAATAGTTAATTCCGGTAAACCAAAATTTGCATCAAGTCGCAAAGGTCATTAGGAAATCCTAACGCCTTCCGCTTCTTGATGCAATAAGAAATATTATTTCAATAGATAGTTATCCTCCCACAACAGGAACGAAAAAGCCCTGAAACTGCAGCGGCTTTATAGCTACATAAGATCTGGCAAAGGCACAGGGGGATCATCTGACCTGAAATGCGATGCCCGTTCGGCAAAACTCACCTGCGCATGCTCAACAATCTCCCTAACCAACAAATCGGACAAGGGCACACTAAACGTAAGAAATAGTGCCGTTTCAGAATAGATCCGGGCGGAGAGCCCGATATCTGGATGCCGTGAGCGATTTCGCTCAACCAGGTCGGAAGCCACCATGGCAAGTGATTTAGGGCTAAAGGTGTTTGCAAACTCCCGCCCGCCCGGAACATTATTATACCATGAATATGGAGCAACAGACACAATTAGTGTTCGTTCTTCGTCCTGATGATGCGGATACGATGGATCAGGCGTGTAGCGCCGGGAAATATCAACCTTACCAACTGAGATTACGCCTGGTACCTGCAATGCTCGCTGGGCCTTTGAAGGCGACACCCACACCAATACACTATGATTATCGCGAGAGGCATTCGACATAGGTGTTTCAAGCGCAGTGGTTAACCGGGCTATTATTTCAGGCGTCGCAGTTCCGCTTAACCGAATTTCCATCTGCTCAGCATTCATAATATTATCGGAATGATACTCTACAAATGCAGGGGCAGCAGCAGGAAATTCAGCATCAACCCGATCCCCGAGATCGGCCGTTGTGTGATTCCAGTTAGGTAATTCCGTTGCCGCTACGAAATTTGAAAGCGCTCCTGCATCGGTATAGCCGGATGAATCAGCCACTGCGGGCCAGGGCACTGATGTACTGGTACGGGAAATGACCACATTCCAATTCCATTGTACATAACCAAGAGGTACCCAGCGGGCGTCGTGTACTCCCGGCCCCTTCGGTTTATATACCAGATATGAACGAAAAGTTTCGTAAACACTGATACGCACGACATTGGAATTTAAGGAAAAAGAAGGACGATCCAACAAATACACAGTTGCATCTCGGCCCGGCAAGATCTCGGCTGTGGCATTAGGATCCCGATATTCCATATTACCGTCTCTTACGCTCCTGTCAAGATACCATTCAAAATTTGTTGATAGTTCAAATGTTGACCCATCGCCCTTGTTATAAAGGCGTTGTCCCCTTACAAACTGCATCACAGCGATATCTCCCATGGTACCACGAGGATTTAGAGCAGCACGAAAACGTATACCCACCCCAGGTTTCTCTTCGGAGGCCCTGCCAGTAACCAGGCCAAAATCAACATGGTAGCCGACACCTTCTCTTTGGCGTACCGTAATAGGATGAGTGTTGCCGTTTACTTCAATATTTGCTGGAGCCGTAGTAGTCATAGCCCTTGCCGTGGTAACAACCCGCACAGGCCTACCGCCGCTCATTCCTTCGCAGGTTACTTCCGGCGCGTACACTCCGCGGCGGGGACAGAAAAAAGAAGGTCCTACCCGGCCTTTAAAAATTGGAGAAGGCAACTGAGCCATCGACCCTGATGGCTGAGTTTGTGTCCATGGCCAGATCAGATTACCTCCAAAATCCCACGTTTGGGTAACAACTTCGAAATTTGCCTCAACCACACCAATCATTTCCACCCCCATTGGCATATAGCCATCCTCTCCAAGTCGCAGCATCGATTTTTCTTCTAATCCCCCGCATTTTTTTATCGCAACGGC from Mucilaginibacter sp. SJ includes:
- a CDS encoding copper homeostasis protein CutC; this encodes MQVSLEVCANSVTSALAAQEGGAVRVELCENLKDGGTTPSHGTILMARSLLHIKLYVLIRPRGGDFLYNDMEYKLMMADIRYCIDAGCDGVVIGILKEDGSIDIERCTEMVRLARQWGLGVTFHRAFDMCADQHKALEEIIEMGCERILTSGGKSTAIEGASNLNRLIEQAAGRISIMPGSGVSEVNVADLIHFTGATEVHSSARIKIASKMKFHNDHILMSNEAGDEYSIDVTGVDRVRELIRLANS
- a CDS encoding putative signal transducing protein, whose product is MAVQPEEKIITFETYYDVMLAHIIRTKLEGYGIPCFIADENTIGSNPLYNQAVGGIKLKIFERDLERCREILATEGDLHDQDHIEIDDETLNAVICPYCGSTNVRYGSATEKKVHWLTAIISFLLMIFPFYSRKAWHCFNCQRDFE
- a CDS encoding SRPBCC family protein encodes the protein MEKLTVNVQVKFKAPMAKVWQGLTDPAMVKKYFFGTDLKSSWRVGEPIKFSGEWNGKKYEDHGTILDIDPGAFVKYNYWSSMSGTEDKPENYANITYNLTENNGETELTITQDNVKNEEAKTHSEQNWKGIFEGLKKLVE
- a CDS encoding dihydroorotase encodes the protein MSTILIKAATIVNEHKQYIADVLIKDGLIDRIDSVIDTQADEIINAEGLHLLPGCIDDQVHFREPGLTYKADIYTESRAAVAGGITSFMEMPNTVPNTLTQELLEDKYQIASRNSLANYSFFMGASNNNLDAVLRTDISKVCGIKVFMGSSTGNMLVDDPHTLEKLFAQSPMLIATHCEDEATIKSNLAHYKQLLGENIPVRMHPKIRSAEACYLSSSMAVELAKKHDTRLHILHISTERETHLFSNTIPLKDKRITAEACIHHLWFTDADYETKGNYIKWNPAVKTESDRDGILRAVLDGRIDVIATDHAPHTIEEKEQPYLQAPSGGPLVQHALPAMLELYHHGKISLEQIAEKMAHNVATLFQIEKRGFIREGYWADLVLVDLNKPWNVNKSNILYKCNWSPFEGNTFRSQVAYTLISGNLAYANGSFIEGEAGKRLTFNR
- a CDS encoding N(4)-(beta-N-acetylglucosaminyl)-L-asparaginase produces the protein MYNRRKFIKLSAAGASFAALSKSAIAKTVISKPEGGYPIVISTWDFGIIANKGAWKVLSAGGRALDAIEAGARIPEAEDITNHTVGRTGLPDRDGHVTLDSCIMDEFGNCGSVAAMEDIAHPISVARLVMEKTPHVMLVGEGATQFAVEQGMKKEKLLTPETEKIWKEWLKKAQYSPVMNIENGGKPGNKYNHDTIGMLAIDAKGNISGGCTTSGMAFKLHGRVGDSPIIGAGLYVDNEVGGATSTGVGEEVIRNVGSFLVVELMRQGLSPEDACKEAVNRIIKKKPEIAKKIQVGFLAINKKGEYGAYAIQSGFSYAVCNAQQQDLLIPGKSYYK
- a CDS encoding EVE domain-containing protein, with amino-acid sequence MKHWIIVVSKDHIGRGISGGFIQANHGKLAPLKRMEVGDWVAVYSPKQKMNGNEPLQAFTAIGQVRDEDIYQKQMAIDFIPYRRNVNYYECAEVPIAPMIEELDFITNKKAWGYNFRFGFFEVPDADFKKIKEQMITAKQPLLNKATLWKN
- a CDS encoding GyrI-like domain-containing protein, which codes for MDKVTIKGFFLVGISVRTTNQGGQAMKDIAGLWNWFMSEHVLQQVVNRVSDDIYCVYTDYESDKDGFYTAVLGCKVATKDNIPEGLICITVPPGSYNRYVAKGALPQAVGETWHQIWTNDIDRRYMADFDVYGERSQNADNAEVEIFVGVNN
- a CDS encoding helix-turn-helix transcriptional regulator, producing MNRIDRISAILIQLQSRRVVKAGDIADRFNISLRTVYRDIKTLEEAGIPLIGEAGVGYSIMDGYRLPPVMFTREEATAFLTAEKFVEKLTDTSTMAQYQSAMYKVRAILKSSEKDALENLDGSIEVLKSHSQKRAGNTDHIQTILDCIVCKKIMCIDYFAAHSQENTKRDVEPVGVFFLDSFWHLIAYCRLRNDYRDFRIDRIKKLMVTDKSYINSKHPTLKDYIDKMASEKQLEQVVIKVDKEIHSYLDHQKYYGGFVSEKTVGNKIEMTFLTISLEGFARWYMTFGDRAEIIKPDTLLQRVREITATIAQKIN